One genomic window of Magnolia sinica isolate HGM2019 chromosome 3, MsV1, whole genome shotgun sequence includes the following:
- the LOC131240889 gene encoding MACPF domain-containing protein NSL1, translating to MKTEEAAEERASSSKDHFHGLLLLYHLSSKTLEKFRISRIEREREMTSSAARMTLQSAAEKAISAVGLGYDLSTSDIRLSYCKPGPSGLRLIELDNTLPARDLVFPGGIVIPNVPKLIKCDKGERTRFSSDVISFHQMSEQFNQELGLSGKIPCGLFNTMFAFSGCWQKDIAATKSLAFDGWFITLYNIELARSHIVLHEHVKREVPSSWDPAALAGFIRKYGTHVIVGVKMGGKDVIHIKQQQNSLLQQTEVQKVLKKLADEKFSEDVNGSFILDSNEPTRKQKDKQLAGWEHYPAMANSIRPIVSHSKKDDLVIIRARRGGIDNGQSHSQWLSTISQAPDVISMSFVPIISLLNGVRGSGFLSHAMNLYLRYKPPIDELHQFLEFQLPRQWAPVYGELPLGPQRKKNASPSLQFSLMGPKLYVNTSHVDAGNRPVTGIRLYLEGKKSDHLSVHLQHLSTLPGILQLSDDSSCEPEDDSFLQERGYFEPLRWSLFSHVCTAPVQYSGACIDESASIVTKAWFEVKEVRMKKVLFLRLGFSMVASAKIRRSEWDGPPHLSRKSGVFSTLISTRFSTGQIPDTKPGKVELNSAVFPGGPPVPASVLKMSRFVDTKEMVRGPEEPPGYWVVTGAKLCVEAGKIALKVKYSLLTIMSDEDDDSI from the exons ATGAAAACCGAAGAAGCTGCAGAAGAGAGAGCGTCGTCCTCCAAAGACCATTTCCATGGCCTCCTCCTCCTCTATCATCTCTCCtccaaaaccctagaaaaatTCAGAATCTCTCgcattgagagagaaagagagatgacgTCTAGTGCGGCGCGAATGACTCTGCAGTCCGCTGCAGAGAAGGCAATCTCTGCCGTTGGATTGGGTTACGATCTATCCACGTCCGACATCCGGCTCTCTTATTGCAAGCCGGGCCCGTCCGGATTGCGCTTGATCGAGCTCGACAACACCCTGCCCGCTCGCGACCTCGTCTTCCCGGGCGGGATCGTGATCCCAAACGTGCCGAAGTTGATCAAATGCGATAAGGGAGAGAGGACGAGGTTCAGTTCCGACGTCATTTCCTTTCACCag ATGTCTGAGCAATTCAATCAGGAACTCGGTTTGTCTGGTAAAATTCCATGTGGTCTATTCAATACCATGTTCGCTTTCTCAGGCTGCTGGCAGAAGGATATAGCTGCAACCAAAAGTCTTGCTTTTGATGGTTGGTTCATAACACTCTACAATATTGAGCTAGCAAGATCCCATATAGTATTGCATGAGCATGTGAAGCGAGAAGTTCCCTCTTCATGGGACCCTGCTGCCCTGGCTGG GTTCATTAGAAAATATGGTACTCATGTTATTGTTGGTGTAAAGATGGGGGGTAAAGATGTGATTCATATTAAGCAGCAACAAAACTCACTTCTTCAGCAGACTGAGGTTCAGAAAGTTCTGAAGAAGTTAGCTGATGAGAAATTCTCCGAAGATGTTAATGGAAGCTTCATCCTGGACTCCAACGAACCAACAAGAAAGCAAAAG GACAAACAGTTAGCTGGCTGGGAACACTATCCAGCAATGGCAAATTCTATTAGGCCCATAGTGTCACATTCAAAGAAGGAT GATTTAGTAATCATTCGTGCTAGAAGGGGAGGTATTGATAATGGTCAAAGTCATAGCCAGTGGTTATCTACAATTTCACAGGCCCCTGATGTGATATCCATGTCTTTTGTGCCTATAATTTCTCTCTTGAATGGTGTTCGAGGTAGTGGGTTCCTAAGCCATGCAATGAATCTGTACCTTCGCT ACAAGCCACCGATAGATGAGCTTCATCAATTTTTAGAGTTCCAACTACCTAGGCAATGGGCTCCAGTTTATGGTGAGCTCCCTCTTGGGCCACAACGCAAGAAGAATGCCTCGCCTTCACTTCAGTTCTCTCTCATGGGTCCCAAGCTTTATGTTAACACATCCCAT GTTGATGCCGGGAATCGGCCTGTGACTGGAATCCGTCTGTACTTGGAAGGTAAGAAGAGCGATCACCTGTCAGTCCATCTTCAGCACCTTTCGACACTCCCGGGGATCCTCCAACTTTCCGATGACTCCAGCTGTGAGCCTGAGGATGATAGCTTCCTACAAGAACGAGGCTACTTCGAACCTCTCAGGTGGAGTCTATTCTCCCATGTGTGCACGGCCCCAGTCCAATATAGTGGGGCCTGCATTGATGAATCTGCCTCCATTGTTACCAAGGCCTGGTTTGAGGTGAAGGAGGTCAGAATGAAGAAAGTTCTGTTCTTGAGGCTTGGTTTCTCTATGGTGGCGTCTGCAAAGATCCGCAGGTCGGAGTGGGATGGTCCCCCCCACCTGTCTCGGAAATCAGGAGTCTTCTCAACACTTATCAGCACACGATTCAGCACAGGCCAGATCCCTGATACAAAGCCGGGCAAGGTGGAGCTGAATTCTGCTGTGTTCCCAGGTGGACCGCCTGTCCCCGCCAGTGTACTGAAGATGTCAAGGTTTGTGGACACAAAGGAGATGGTGAGGGGGCCAGAGGAACCCCCGGGCTATTGGGTGGTGACTGGAGCCAAGCTCTGCGTGGAGGCGGGAAAGATCGCATTGAAAGTGAAGTACTCGTTGTTGACTATAATGTCCGATGAGGACGACGACTCCATATGA